One Streptomyces mobaraensis NBRC 13819 = DSM 40847 DNA segment encodes these proteins:
- a CDS encoding histidine phosphatase family protein, with product MTLVAPVGTAALREARFDDDVPGEAVLREVRARAGVLAGLSGSGGFRRVYTGPERRCRATAEALGVHSVPAAELGDPDPGEWRGRTLAEVAAADPAGVAAWLTDPDAAPPGGEPLRSLLTRTGGWLASQAEAGGRVLVVAGPAVVRAAVVGALELPPAAFWRLDVPPLSRTELTGRAGRWNWRCATPL from the coding sequence GTGACGCTGGTCGCGCCGGTGGGGACGGCGGCCTTGCGGGAGGCGCGGTTCGACGACGACGTGCCGGGGGAGGCGGTGTTGCGGGAGGTTCGTGCCCGGGCGGGCGTTCTCGCCGGTCTGTCCGGATCGGGTGGCTTCCGGCGGGTGTACACCGGCCCGGAGCGGCGCTGCCGGGCGACGGCCGAGGCCCTGGGCGTGCACTCCGTGCCAGCGGCGGAGTTGGGCGATCCGGACCCGGGGGAGTGGCGGGGACGAACGCTCGCGGAGGTGGCGGCGGCCGATCCCGCCGGGGTCGCCGCCTGGCTGACGGACCCGGACGCGGCCCCGCCCGGCGGGGAACCGCTGCGCTCCCTGCTCACCCGTACCGGCGGCTGGCTGGCGTCACAGGCGGAGGCGGGCGGCCGGGTGCTCGTCGTCGCAGGACCGGCCGTGGTCCGCGCCGCCGTGGTCGGCGCGCTGGAGCTGCCGCCGGCCGCCTTCTGGCGGCTCGACGTACCGCCGCTGTCGCGCACGGAGCTGACCGGACGGGCGGGTCGGTGGAACTGGCGCTGCGCCACGCCGCTTTGA
- a CDS encoding YnfA family protein, translating into MLVARSAALFVVAALFEIGGAWLVWQGVREHRGWLWAGAGVVALGLYGFVATLQPDAHFGRILAAYGGVFVAGSLVWGAVADGYRPDRYDVVGALVCLVGMAVIMYAPRGR; encoded by the coding sequence ATGCTCGTCGCCCGCTCCGCCGCCCTGTTCGTCGTCGCCGCCCTGTTCGAGATCGGGGGCGCCTGGCTGGTGTGGCAGGGGGTGCGCGAGCACCGCGGCTGGCTCTGGGCGGGCGCGGGGGTCGTCGCCCTGGGCCTCTACGGCTTCGTGGCCACGCTCCAGCCCGACGCGCACTTCGGTCGGATCCTCGCCGCGTACGGCGGCGTGTTCGTGGCCGGTTCGCTCGTCTGGGGCGCGGTGGCGGACGGCTACCGGCCCGACCGCTACGACGTCGTCGGCGCGCTGGTGTGCCTCGTCGGCATGGCCGTCATCATGTACGCGCCGCGCGGCCGGTGA
- a CDS encoding NmrA family NAD(P)-binding protein: MTILVTTPNGSVGRYVTEALRDRDDVRFLVRSAAGAEALGAVRGEVVRGDAADPDTVRRAVAGVRRLYLAHPFAADQAAVETGLALAALDAGAHRVVKLGARPFTRPGMVPDPVTGAHDTITARLRDAGVPELTVLRPDRFLQNFLPSAAALAAGTLADPGGADAARGHVDTRDIAEVAVAELLADRPVGGDLDVSGPEALAPGDLAERFAAALGREVRFVDVPLDAAWRAGLAGRGVPAWHVEGLYGLYANYRREGVAGLGDGVQRVLGRVPRSAAEFAADLLAPAVGVPRTP; this comes from the coding sequence ATGACCATCCTGGTCACCACGCCGAACGGCTCGGTGGGGCGGTATGTGACGGAGGCGCTGCGCGACCGCGACGACGTGCGGTTCCTGGTGCGCTCGGCGGCCGGCGCGGAGGCGCTGGGCGCGGTCCGGGGCGAGGTCGTGCGCGGGGACGCCGCCGACCCCGACACCGTGCGGCGCGCGGTCGCCGGCGTCCGGCGGCTCTACCTAGCCCACCCCTTCGCCGCCGACCAGGCCGCCGTCGAGACCGGCCTCGCGCTCGCCGCCCTGGACGCGGGCGCGCACCGCGTCGTCAAGCTCGGCGCCCGCCCGTTCACCAGGCCCGGGATGGTCCCCGACCCCGTCACCGGCGCGCACGACACCATCACCGCGCGGCTGCGGGACGCCGGCGTGCCCGAGCTGACCGTCCTCCGGCCCGACCGCTTCCTGCAGAACTTCCTCCCGTCCGCCGCCGCCCTCGCCGCGGGCACCCTGGCGGACCCCGGCGGCGCCGACGCCGCCCGCGGCCACGTGGACACGCGGGACATCGCGGAGGTAGCGGTCGCCGAACTGCTGGCGGACCGGCCGGTCGGGGGCGACCTCGACGTCAGCGGGCCGGAGGCGCTGGCGCCCGGGGATCTCGCGGAGCGCTTCGCCGCCGCTCTCGGGCGGGAGGTGCGGTTCGTGGACGTGCCGCTCGACGCGGCGTGGCGGGCCGGACTCGCCGGTCGCGGGGTGCCCGCATGGCATGTGGAGGGTTTGTACGGCCTGTACGCCAACTACCGGCGGGAGGGCGTGGCGGGGCTCGGGGACGGCGTTCAGCGCGTCCTCGGCCGCGTGCCGCGCTCGGCGGCGGAGTTCGCGGCCGATCTCCTCGCTCCCGCGGTTGGTGTGCCCCGGACCCCCTGA
- a CDS encoding malate synthase, whose protein sequence is MATPALSSRVGAPRTLSVLGGRTAPYDDVLTPAALAFVARLDAAFAGRRSALLAERRHRAALLARGGALDFVPATSAVRADPSWRVAPPAPGLTDRRTELTGPPDRATAAAAAASSARVWTADFTDATAPTWHTIMEGHRTLRAVSEGRTGPGPAAGPTLVVRPRGWHLTERHLIVDGRPVPAALVDLGLYLFHCARLQTAAGRGPYFSLPQVENHLEARLWNDVFVLAQDLLGLERGTIRATVTVETVTAAFEMEEILHELREHAAGLAADHAGYLSSVVRTFPHRRDHLLPDRAKITATAPFLRARTELLVRTCHRRGAHALGAAAVRAVPVLGHDRQADEAALARIRLDAEREAEAGFDGTRVAHPGLLPVCRTAFDAVLGDRPHQLERTREDVHVTAADLLAVHRTSGRPTEQGVRAALGTALRCLDAWLRGDGRVVHQGRLEDAGSAELARCQLWQWLHHGTVPRARVLRLLDEESSALAAGDPNSRWADARDVLVRSALQDELPASFTTDAYARYLMARE, encoded by the coding sequence ATGGCAACTCCCGCCCTTTCCAGTCGCGTTGGCGCCCCTCGCACCCTGAGCGTCCTCGGCGGCCGGACCGCCCCGTACGACGACGTCCTGACCCCCGCCGCCCTCGCCTTCGTCGCCCGCCTCGACGCGGCCTTCGCCGGCCGCCGCTCCGCGCTCCTCGCCGAACGCCGCCACCGGGCCGCGCTCCTGGCGCGCGGCGGCGCCCTCGACTTCGTCCCCGCCACCTCGGCCGTCCGCGCCGACCCCTCCTGGCGCGTCGCCCCGCCCGCCCCCGGACTCACCGACCGCCGCACCGAGCTCACCGGCCCCCCGGACCGCGCCACCGCGGCCGCGGCCGCCGCCTCCAGCGCCCGGGTGTGGACCGCGGACTTCACCGACGCCACCGCGCCCACCTGGCACACCATCATGGAGGGCCACCGGACGCTGCGCGCGGTGAGCGAGGGCCGGACCGGGCCGGGACCGGCCGCCGGGCCCACCCTCGTCGTCCGCCCCCGGGGCTGGCACCTCACCGAGCGGCACCTGATCGTCGACGGCCGCCCGGTCCCCGCCGCCCTCGTCGACCTCGGCCTCTACCTCTTCCACTGCGCCCGGCTCCAGACCGCGGCCGGCCGCGGCCCGTACTTCTCGCTGCCGCAGGTGGAGAACCACCTGGAGGCGCGGCTCTGGAACGACGTCTTCGTCCTCGCCCAGGACCTGCTCGGCCTGGAACGCGGCACGATCCGCGCCACCGTCACCGTCGAAACGGTCACCGCCGCCTTCGAGATGGAGGAGATCCTCCACGAACTCCGCGAGCACGCGGCCGGGCTGGCCGCCGACCACGCCGGCTATCTGAGCAGCGTCGTCCGGACCTTCCCGCACCGGCGCGACCACCTCCTCCCCGACCGCGCCAAGATCACCGCCACGGCGCCCTTCCTCCGCGCCCGCACCGAACTCCTCGTCCGCACCTGCCACCGCAGGGGCGCCCACGCCCTCGGCGCCGCGGCCGTCCGCGCCGTCCCCGTGCTCGGACACGACCGGCAGGCGGACGAGGCGGCCCTCGCCCGCATCCGGCTCGACGCGGAACGGGAGGCCGAGGCCGGCTTCGACGGCACCCGGGTCGCCCACCCCGGCCTGCTCCCCGTCTGCCGCACGGCCTTCGACGCGGTCCTCGGCGACCGCCCGCACCAGCTCGAACGCACCCGCGAGGACGTCCACGTCACCGCCGCCGACCTGCTCGCCGTCCACCGCACCAGCGGCCGCCCCACCGAACAGGGCGTCCGCGCCGCCCTCGGCACCGCCCTCCGCTGCCTGGACGCCTGGCTGCGCGGCGACGGCCGCGTCGTCCACCAGGGCCGGCTGGAGGACGCGGGCTCCGCCGAACTCGCCCGCTGCCAGCTCTGGCAGTGGCTCCACCACGGAACCGTCCCGCGCGCCCGCGTACTCCGGCTGCTCGACGAGGAGAGCTCCGCCCTCGCCGCCGGCGACCCCAACTCCCGCTGGGCCGACGCCCGCGACGTCCTCGTCCGCTCGGCCCTCCAGGACGAGCTGCCCGCCTCCTTCACGACGGACGCGTACGCGCGGTACCTGATGGCACGGGAGTGA
- a CDS encoding SpoIIE family protein phosphatase, whose product MPESTAPPPPAPDWRMFDPAPVAMAVTRGPHHRLVYMNAVYRELFGDRPLGVPITEVFADLRQRGYLALFDDVRNTGAPVSLAAAPTEGASREDGGTRYYTFSLSAVGASEEERGVLVVAMDVTEQMRATERIRRVSEERLRALRRFENLVTANTQMMWVTAAKGGTIEPSPGWERVTGQTWEQFRGDGWLDALHPEDREPMDAAWQRALEEVPDEFRYVYRLRTVDGTYRHFDVRAVPVREGDRVVEWVGTCTDIEDRWREERRKEVLARGAALLAESTKPRSAFAALGDVIVPSLADKCGIYLMREPTYQLTGDAPLVVERIAARSREGLPPHPARLGEEHIAPDSTFARAVRERRVVHESFDPDHIPPGTAPPDSMAWLRDVRAHSMVVVPVVIDGTLAAIVDAFACGDRDPIDATDEALLRELLEQAHDPLRNIIEFQRTQRVALALQHSLLTEPPRYDDLVITARYLPSPAAADVGGDWYDSFVLGDGAPVLVIGDVAGHDIEAAVTMSRMRNMLRSLAADREEPPGDIIRRLDRATQVLDPEEGTATCALVRIEHTPDGGRQAHYCVAGHPPPLVVDRDGGTRFLDGATSPLLGMPVPDEWRISGFAPLPPGGTLLLYTDGLVERPDEDIDEGLARLARTASGLAGADLNAFCDTLLAEPSVTGQDDICLIAVRLPG is encoded by the coding sequence ATGCCGGAGAGCACAGCCCCGCCGCCCCCGGCCCCCGACTGGCGGATGTTCGACCCCGCCCCGGTCGCCATGGCCGTCACCCGGGGGCCGCATCACCGCCTGGTGTACATGAACGCCGTCTACCGCGAGCTGTTCGGCGACCGGCCGCTCGGCGTCCCCATCACCGAGGTCTTCGCCGACCTGCGGCAGCGCGGCTACCTCGCCCTCTTCGACGACGTGCGGAACACCGGGGCGCCGGTGTCGCTGGCCGCCGCGCCGACCGAGGGCGCCTCGCGGGAGGACGGCGGGACGCGCTACTACACGTTCAGCCTGTCGGCCGTCGGCGCGTCGGAGGAGGAGCGCGGCGTCCTGGTCGTGGCGATGGACGTCACCGAGCAGATGCGGGCCACCGAGCGGATCCGCCGGGTGTCGGAGGAACGGCTGCGCGCGCTGCGGCGGTTCGAGAACCTGGTGACCGCCAACACCCAGATGATGTGGGTGACCGCCGCCAAGGGCGGCACGATCGAGCCCAGCCCGGGCTGGGAGCGGGTGACCGGCCAGACGTGGGAGCAGTTCCGCGGGGACGGCTGGCTCGACGCCCTGCACCCTGAGGACCGGGAGCCGATGGACGCGGCCTGGCAGCGCGCCCTGGAGGAGGTGCCGGACGAGTTCCGGTACGTGTACCGGCTGCGGACGGTCGACGGTACGTACCGCCACTTCGACGTGCGGGCGGTGCCGGTCCGCGAGGGCGACCGGGTCGTGGAGTGGGTGGGCACCTGTACGGACATCGAGGACCGGTGGCGGGAGGAACGCCGCAAGGAGGTGCTGGCGCGCGGCGCCGCCCTGCTGGCGGAGTCCACCAAGCCGCGGTCGGCCTTCGCCGCGCTCGGTGACGTCATCGTCCCGTCCCTCGCCGACAAGTGCGGCATCTACCTCATGCGGGAGCCCACCTACCAGTTGACGGGCGACGCCCCGCTGGTCGTGGAGCGGATCGCGGCCCGCTCACGGGAGGGCCTCCCCCCGCACCCCGCCCGGCTCGGCGAGGAACACATCGCGCCGGACAGCACGTTCGCCCGCGCGGTCCGCGAACGGCGGGTGGTGCACGAGTCGTTCGACCCCGACCACATCCCGCCCGGTACCGCCCCGCCGGACAGCATGGCGTGGCTGCGGGACGTGCGCGCCCACAGCATGGTGGTCGTCCCCGTCGTCATCGACGGCACGCTCGCCGCGATCGTCGACGCCTTCGCCTGCGGCGACCGCGACCCCATCGACGCGACCGACGAGGCGCTGCTCCGCGAACTCCTGGAGCAGGCCCACGATCCGCTGCGCAACATCATCGAGTTCCAGCGCACCCAGCGGGTGGCTCTGGCCCTCCAGCACAGCCTGCTGACCGAGCCGCCGCGCTACGACGACCTGGTGATCACGGCCCGGTACCTGCCGAGCCCGGCGGCGGCGGACGTCGGCGGCGACTGGTACGACTCTTTCGTGCTCGGGGACGGCGCACCGGTGCTCGTCATCGGGGACGTGGCGGGGCACGACATCGAGGCCGCCGTGACGATGAGCCGGATGCGGAACATGCTGCGCAGCCTCGCCGCCGACCGGGAGGAGCCGCCCGGCGACATCATCCGGCGGCTGGACCGGGCCACCCAGGTCCTCGACCCGGAGGAGGGCACGGCCACCTGCGCCCTGGTCCGCATCGAGCACACGCCGGACGGCGGCCGGCAGGCGCACTACTGCGTGGCGGGGCATCCGCCGCCCCTGGTCGTGGACCGCGACGGCGGCACCCGCTTCCTGGACGGCGCCACCTCGCCCCTGCTGGGGATGCCCGTCCCCGACGAGTGGCGGATCAGCGGCTTCGCACCACTGCCGCCCGGCGGCACGCTGCTGCTCTACACGGACGGGCTGGTGGAACGGCCGGACGAGGACATCGACGAGGGCCTGGCCCGGCTGGCCCGGACGGCGTCCGGGCTGGCCGGGGCCGATCTGAACGCGTTCTGCGACACGTTGCTGGCGGAGCCGTCGGTGACGGGGCAGGACGACATCTGTCTGATCGCGGTGCGGCTGCCGGGGTGA
- the aceA gene encoding isocitrate lyase, with protein sequence MVEAGTAAVDTARELARRWAEEPRWKGVERTYSAEDVVRLSGSVREEHSLARRGAERLWRELHERDYVHALGALTGGQAVQQVRAGLRAIYLSGWQVAADANVAGQTYPDQSLYPANSVPQVVRRINNALLRADQIATAEGDASVDWLVPIVADAEAGFGGPLNAFELTKAMIAAGAAGIHYEDQLASEKKCGHLGGKVLVPTAQHIRTLNAARLAADIADVPTLIVARTDALAANLLTSDVDERDARFCTGERTAEGFYRVEPGMAPVIARGLAYAPYADLLWVETGTPDLAQAKEFAEAVHAEYPDKMLAYNCSPSFNWKAALDDDRIAKFQRELGAMGYRFQFITLAGFHSLNHAMFDLARGYAEHGMTAYVELQEREFAAQADGFTAVRHQREVGTGYFDLVSTAVNPASSTTALTGSTEEEQFH encoded by the coding sequence ATGGTTGAGGCAGGGACGGCGGCGGTCGATACGGCCCGGGAGCTGGCGCGGCGGTGGGCCGAGGAGCCGCGCTGGAAGGGGGTGGAGCGGACGTACTCGGCGGAGGATGTGGTGCGGTTGTCGGGGAGTGTGCGTGAGGAGCATTCTCTGGCGCGGCGGGGTGCGGAGCGGTTGTGGCGGGAGTTGCACGAGCGGGATTACGTGCATGCGCTGGGTGCGTTGACCGGTGGTCAGGCGGTGCAGCAGGTGCGGGCGGGGCTGCGGGCGATCTACCTGTCGGGGTGGCAGGTGGCGGCTGATGCCAATGTGGCCGGGCAGACTTATCCGGATCAGAGTCTGTATCCGGCGAATTCGGTGCCGCAGGTGGTGCGGCGGATCAACAACGCGCTGCTGCGGGCGGATCAGATCGCCACGGCCGAGGGGGACGCCTCGGTGGACTGGCTGGTGCCGATCGTGGCGGACGCGGAGGCGGGGTTCGGTGGGCCGCTGAACGCGTTCGAGCTGACCAAGGCGATGATCGCGGCCGGTGCGGCGGGCATCCACTACGAGGACCAGCTGGCGTCGGAGAAGAAGTGCGGGCACCTGGGCGGCAAGGTCCTCGTCCCCACCGCCCAGCACATCCGCACCCTCAACGCCGCCCGCCTGGCGGCCGACATCGCCGACGTGCCCACCCTGATCGTCGCCCGCACCGACGCCCTGGCGGCCAACCTCCTCACCAGCGACGTCGACGAACGCGACGCCCGCTTCTGCACGGGTGAGCGCACGGCGGAGGGCTTCTACCGCGTCGAGCCGGGCATGGCCCCCGTCATCGCCCGCGGCCTCGCCTACGCCCCCTACGCCGACCTGCTGTGGGTCGAGACCGGCACCCCCGACCTGGCGCAGGCCAAGGAGTTCGCGGAGGCGGTGCACGCCGAGTACCCGGACAAGATGCTGGCCTACAACTGCTCGCCCTCCTTCAACTGGAAGGCGGCCCTGGACGACGACCGGATCGCCAAGTTCCAGCGGGAACTGGGGGCGATGGGTTACCGGTTCCAGTTCATCACCCTGGCGGGGTTCCACTCCCTCAACCACGCGATGTTCGACCTCGCCCGCGGCTACGCGGAGCACGGCATGACGGCGTACGTGGAGTTGCAGGAGCGGGAGTTCGCCGCGCAGGCCGACGGCTTCACCGCCGTCCGTCACCAGCGCGAGGTCGGTACCGGCTACTTCGACCTGGTCTCCACGGCCGTCAACCCGGCTTCCTCCACGACCGCCCTGACCGGCTCCACCGAGGAGGAGCAGTTCCACTAG
- a CDS encoding enoyl-CoA hydratase/isomerase family protein yields MTADDHVLLRTEGHAGRITLDRPRALNALTHPMVRRIDTALAAWERDPAVRTVVLDGAGDRGLCAGGDIRAIHDDVRAGGGTASAAFWRDEYRLNARIARCPKPYVALMDGIVMGGGVGVSAHGSVRIVTERSRVAMPETGIGFVPDVGGTFLLSRAPGELGTHLGLTGTAIGAADALLCGLADHFVPAAALPALTAELATDPADEVLSRHVRPAPPGRLAADREWIDACYAAPTVEEIVERLLDHGAPAAKEAAGTLLGRSPTSLKVTLAALRSARGLDSLEAVLEQEFRVSCAALSSPDLVEGIRAQVVDKDRNPRWNPARLADVTEEDVARFFAPDAAFGADRPLFGTDVPAPPGERPSME; encoded by the coding sequence ATGACCGCCGACGACCACGTCCTCCTGCGGACCGAGGGCCACGCCGGCCGGATCACCCTCGACCGGCCCCGGGCCCTCAACGCCCTCACCCACCCGATGGTCCGCCGGATCGACACCGCCCTGGCCGCCTGGGAGCGGGACCCGGCCGTCCGGACGGTCGTCCTCGACGGCGCCGGCGACCGCGGCCTCTGCGCCGGCGGCGACATCCGCGCCATCCACGACGACGTGCGCGCGGGCGGCGGCACCGCGTCGGCGGCGTTCTGGCGGGACGAGTACCGGCTCAACGCCCGCATCGCGCGCTGTCCCAAGCCGTACGTCGCCCTCATGGACGGCATTGTCATGGGCGGCGGCGTCGGGGTGTCGGCGCACGGGAGCGTGCGGATCGTCACCGAGCGCTCCCGGGTGGCCATGCCGGAGACCGGCATCGGCTTCGTCCCGGACGTCGGCGGCACGTTCCTGCTGTCGCGCGCGCCCGGGGAACTCGGCACCCACCTCGGACTCACCGGCACCGCGATCGGCGCCGCCGACGCCCTGCTGTGCGGGCTCGCCGACCACTTCGTACCGGCGGCGGCGCTGCCCGCCCTGACCGCCGAGCTGGCGACGGACCCGGCCGACGAGGTGCTGTCCCGGCACGTCCGCCCGGCCCCGCCCGGCCGGCTCGCCGCCGACCGGGAGTGGATCGACGCCTGCTACGCCGCTCCGACCGTCGAGGAGATCGTCGAACGGCTGCTGGACCACGGCGCCCCGGCCGCCAAGGAGGCCGCCGGCACCCTTCTCGGCCGCTCCCCCACCTCCCTCAAGGTGACGCTCGCCGCCCTGCGGTCGGCCCGCGGCCTGGACTCCCTGGAGGCGGTGCTGGAACAGGAGTTCAGGGTCTCCTGCGCGGCGCTGTCCTCGCCGGACCTCGTCGAGGGCATCCGCGCCCAGGTCGTCGACAAGGACCGGAACCCGCGCTGGAACCCCGCGCGGCTCGCCGATGTGACGGAGGAGGACGTGGCCCGGTTCTTCGCCCCCGACGCGGCCTTCGGCGCGGACCGGCCCCTCTTCGGCACGGACGTTCCGGCCCCTCCGGGCGAGCGTCCCTCGATGGAGTGA
- a CDS encoding CbtA family protein, with translation MTPVPVRALLVRGLLAGLGAGLLALAVAYLLGEPHVDAAIAFEEAHEHGHGGGQPVGRALQSTAGLATAVLVYGVALGGIAALAFCVALGRVGRFGPRATAALVSGGALLALYVVPFLKYPANPPSVGDPDTIDRRTALYFLMIVLSVLLSVGAVVLGRALLPRLGGWNASVAAGAALLVAVGLAYAFLPPVDEVPDGFPADVLWRFRLAALAVQGTLWAGFGLLFGRLAERLLVPGSVRSRPLTAP, from the coding sequence GTGACTCCCGTCCCCGTCCGGGCGCTGCTCGTCCGCGGACTGCTCGCCGGGCTCGGCGCGGGGCTGCTCGCCCTGGCCGTGGCCTATCTGCTGGGCGAGCCGCACGTGGACGCGGCCATCGCCTTCGAGGAGGCCCACGAGCACGGGCACGGCGGCGGTCAACCCGTCGGCCGCGCCCTGCAGTCGACGGCCGGCCTGGCCACCGCGGTCCTGGTGTACGGCGTGGCGCTGGGCGGTATCGCCGCGCTGGCGTTCTGCGTGGCGCTGGGCCGCGTCGGCCGGTTCGGCCCGCGCGCCACGGCCGCGCTGGTCTCCGGCGGCGCCCTGCTGGCCCTCTACGTCGTCCCGTTCCTCAAGTACCCCGCCAATCCGCCCTCGGTGGGCGATCCGGACACCATCGACCGGCGGACGGCGCTGTACTTCCTGATGATCGTGCTCAGTGTGCTGCTGAGCGTCGGCGCGGTCGTCCTCGGCCGGGCGCTGCTGCCGCGGCTGGGCGGCTGGAACGCCTCGGTGGCCGCCGGTGCCGCGCTGCTCGTCGCCGTCGGGCTGGCGTACGCGTTCCTGCCCCCGGTCGACGAGGTGCCGGACGGCTTCCCGGCCGATGTGCTGTGGCGGTTCCGGTTGGCGGCCCTCGCCGTGCAGGGCACGCTCTGGGCCGGGTTCGGGCTGCTCTTCGGGCGGCTCGCCGAGCGGCTGCTGGTCCCGGGGTCCGTCCGGTCCCGTCCGCTCACCGCCCCCTGA
- a CDS encoding CbtB domain-containing protein: protein MASSALTPSATVPDVTPVSLKEIAPWAVLVGLLLLALLYFVGAEQGATSLISGENVHEWLHDGRHLLGFPCH, encoded by the coding sequence ATGGCATCGTCCGCCCTCACCCCGTCCGCCACGGTCCCCGACGTCACCCCCGTATCGCTGAAGGAGATCGCCCCCTGGGCGGTCCTCGTCGGCCTGCTCCTGCTGGCCCTCCTCTACTTCGTCGGCGCGGAACAGGGCGCCACCTCGCTGATATCCGGCGAGAACGTGCACGAGTGGCTCCACGACGGCCGTCACCTGCTCGGCTTCCCATGCCACTGA
- a CDS encoding NUDIX hydrolase, with the protein MSDAVKVVEKVAWILRDGDGRVLVARSHGKDAYYLPGGKPEPGESDRDALVREIREELGVELVPETVAPAFTVRAAAHGKAAGTEVRMACYTAGHRGTPEPHAEIAELAWLDPAGPAPVSGATRAALDRLLG; encoded by the coding sequence GTGAGCGACGCGGTGAAGGTCGTCGAGAAGGTGGCGTGGATCCTGCGGGACGGTGACGGCCGGGTCCTCGTCGCCCGTTCGCACGGCAAGGACGCCTACTACCTGCCGGGCGGCAAGCCCGAACCCGGGGAGAGCGACCGCGACGCGTTGGTCCGGGAGATCCGCGAGGAACTGGGCGTCGAGCTCGTCCCGGAGACCGTCGCCCCGGCGTTCACCGTGCGGGCCGCGGCACACGGCAAGGCCGCCGGTACCGAGGTCCGGATGGCCTGCTATACGGCCGGCCACCGCGGTACCCCGGAGCCGCACGCCGAGATCGCCGAACTGGCCTGGCTGGACCCGGCCGGGCCCGCGCCCGTCAGCGGCGCGACCCGGGCGGCGCTGGACCGGCTCCTCGGCTGA
- a CDS encoding DinB family protein yields the protein MDDPTTAGTTTSVTACAAEQLGQVGELVGILTDDQYLHRPRGASPIAGHVRHCVDHYTAILAGAGSGTVDYDRRTRGGPVETDRDAALARLAHVRGLVGTVAPGDLKRPVEVVSVVAPDGSVARTPSTVGRELVFVAHHAVHHLAVMVPLARALGVDVPAEFGYAPATLAAGRRPGADA from the coding sequence TTGGACGACCCCACCACCGCCGGCACCACGACCTCCGTCACCGCGTGCGCCGCCGAACAGCTCGGGCAGGTGGGCGAGTTGGTCGGGATACTCACCGACGACCAGTACCTGCACCGCCCGCGCGGCGCGAGCCCCATCGCCGGGCACGTACGGCACTGCGTCGACCACTACACGGCCATCCTCGCGGGCGCCGGCAGCGGCACCGTCGACTACGACCGGCGCACGCGCGGCGGCCCGGTCGAGACGGACCGGGACGCGGCGCTGGCCCGGCTGGCGCACGTCCGGGGGCTGGTCGGGACCGTCGCGCCGGGTGACCTGAAGCGCCCGGTCGAGGTGGTGAGCGTGGTGGCCCCGGACGGCTCGGTGGCCCGGACGCCGTCCACGGTGGGCCGGGAGCTGGTGTTCGTCGCCCACCACGCCGTCCACCACCTCGCGGTGATGGTGCCGCTGGCCCGGGCGCTGGGCGTGGACGTCCCGGCCGAGTTCGGGTACGCGCCGGCGACGCTCGCCGCCGGGCGGCGGCCGGGGGCGGACGCCTGA